The proteins below come from a single Pandoraea apista genomic window:
- a CDS encoding RluA family pseudouridine synthase codes for MNELGKSRQKMVSPASTPQVRLVEIDDGSAGQRIDNFLLRECKGVPKSHVYRILRSGEVRVNKGRIDASYRLVLGDIVRIPPVRVAAPAAEAPAHVPAATFPVLFEDDYLMAIDKPAGVAVHGGSGVSFGVIEQLRRALPHLKFLELVHRLDRETSGILLLAKKRAALVGMHEQIRHNRMDKRYLACVTGEWHDRQRAVKAPLYKYVTSEGERRVRVQEDGQVSHTVFRMVESLPPYTLLEAELKTGRTHQIRVHLAHCGTPIVGDDKYGDFTLNKTLARPGSRPGIKRMFLHAWRLKFTHPVLDTPIALQAALPPECEQFLNQLRGASADAKP; via the coding sequence ATGAATGAGTTAGGCAAAAGTCGGCAGAAAATGGTTTCGCCGGCATCCACACCGCAGGTTCGGCTCGTCGAGATTGACGACGGTTCGGCCGGCCAGCGAATCGATAATTTTCTCCTGCGCGAATGCAAAGGCGTCCCGAAAAGCCATGTCTACCGAATCTTGCGTAGCGGCGAAGTCCGGGTAAATAAAGGACGTATAGACGCTTCCTATCGACTTGTTCTTGGCGATATCGTCAGAATTCCGCCTGTTCGCGTCGCGGCGCCTGCCGCCGAGGCGCCGGCCCATGTTCCTGCTGCCACCTTCCCGGTACTGTTCGAAGACGATTACCTGATGGCGATCGACAAGCCCGCGGGTGTCGCTGTGCATGGCGGGAGTGGCGTGTCGTTTGGCGTTATCGAGCAGTTGCGCCGCGCATTGCCGCATCTGAAGTTTCTCGAGCTGGTGCACCGTCTCGACCGTGAAACATCTGGCATTCTGCTACTCGCGAAAAAGCGGGCGGCGCTGGTCGGCATGCACGAGCAGATTCGCCACAACCGGATGGACAAGCGCTATCTGGCATGTGTCACCGGCGAATGGCACGATCGCCAGCGTGCAGTGAAAGCACCGTTGTATAAGTATGTAACGTCGGAGGGCGAGCGCCGCGTGCGCGTGCAGGAAGACGGCCAGGTCTCGCATACTGTATTTCGCATGGTGGAATCGCTGCCGCCCTATACGTTGCTTGAGGCGGAACTGAAAACGGGACGAACCCATCAGATTCGCGTTCACCTGGCGCATTGCGGTACGCCGATTGTGGGCGACGACAAGTACGGTGATTTCACGCTGAACAAGACACTCGCCCGTCCGGGCAGCCGGCCGGGTATCAAGCGGATGTTCCTGCACGCATGGCGGCTGAAGTTCACGCACCCTGTGTTGGACACGCCGATTGCGTTGCAAGCAGCGTTACCGCCAGAATGTGAGCAATTCCTGAATCAACTTCGAGGCGCTTCCGCCGATGCCAAGCCCTGA
- a CDS encoding HAD family hydrolase: MPSPEFDLVVFDWDGTLMDSTPTITRCIQAACRDLGLPVPSDEVASHVIGLGLRDALQMAVPSLDPAHYPRLSERYRFHYLIGDKETVLFPGIRELLDELRSRGRFLAVATGKSRVGLNRALEAAGLMRMFDATRCADETFSKPHPAMLQELTRELGQDLTRTVMIGDTTHDLQMARSAGTSSVAVAYGGAHPREQLVALEPAYCAGSVTELRDWLLERV; the protein is encoded by the coding sequence ATGCCAAGCCCTGAGTTTGACCTGGTCGTTTTCGACTGGGATGGGACGTTGATGGACTCGACGCCCACTATTACCCGTTGCATCCAGGCGGCCTGCCGCGATCTGGGGCTGCCCGTGCCGTCCGATGAAGTGGCGAGTCACGTGATCGGCCTTGGCCTGCGCGACGCGCTGCAAATGGCTGTGCCGTCGCTCGATCCGGCGCACTATCCGCGCTTGTCGGAGCGCTATCGCTTTCATTATTTGATAGGCGACAAGGAAACCGTTTTGTTTCCCGGGATTCGCGAGTTGTTAGACGAGTTGCGTTCGCGGGGACGTTTTCTGGCCGTGGCGACGGGGAAGTCGCGTGTCGGTCTGAACCGGGCGCTCGAAGCGGCGGGCCTGATGCGGATGTTCGACGCGACCCGTTGTGCCGACGAGACATTTTCGAAGCCGCATCCGGCGATGCTGCAAGAACTCACCCGCGAACTTGGCCAGGATCTGACCCGCACGGTCATGATCGGCGACACCACACACGATTTGCAGATGGCGCGCAGCGCCGGAACGTCAAGCGTGGCCGTTGCTTACGGCGGTGCGCATCCGCGCGAGCAACTGGTGGCGCTTGAGCCCGCATACTGTGCCGGGAGCGTGACGGAGTTGCGCGACTGGCTGCTGGAGCGGGTGTGA
- a CDS encoding Rieske (2Fe-2S) protein, whose amino-acid sequence MSEPVPLPICPGSALEDGGRGIRFEVLVSGRRTPAFVVRYGGQVYGYLNQCAHVPMELDWSEGQFFETSGLYLMCATHGATYEPDTGHCVGGPCRGGALQPVRVEERPVVDDASGEARTTVVWWPDGYIEAPGPSAH is encoded by the coding sequence GTGAGCGAGCCCGTGCCCCTGCCAATCTGTCCCGGCTCTGCGCTTGAGGACGGCGGCCGCGGCATTCGTTTCGAGGTGCTCGTCAGCGGTCGTCGCACGCCTGCGTTCGTCGTTCGCTATGGCGGGCAGGTCTACGGTTACCTCAATCAGTGCGCGCATGTGCCGATGGAACTCGACTGGTCCGAGGGCCAGTTCTTCGAGACCTCCGGCTTATACTTGATGTGCGCTACGCATGGCGCGACGTACGAGCCCGATACCGGTCACTGCGTCGGCGGGCCATGTCGTGGCGGTGCCTTGCAACCGGTGCGCGTCGAAGAGCGACCCGTCGTGGATGATGCGAGCGGAGAGGCGCGGACAACCGTTGTCTGGTGGCCCGATGGGTACATCGAGGCCCCCGGGCCTTCGGCGCATTGA